The following are encoded in a window of Ranitomeya variabilis isolate aRanVar5 chromosome 8, aRanVar5.hap1, whole genome shotgun sequence genomic DNA:
- the LOC143788857 gene encoding olfactory receptor 5V1-like → MKNQTSITSVHLLSLSDNQSTIHVLFTVFLLIYLMTVFTNVLIILLVATCPHLHTPMYFFLGNLAFLDMSYSSVTAPRMLFGLTTRHWSISLPDCIAQVFFVIYFGCSEAFLLSSMSYDRYVAICHPLHYSQVMSWSKCTQIVSLSWSSSFLAPMLYTLCLIRLTFCGPNFIQNFICDLPNLLQISCTDISINVLVLIVVGCFLSVIAFGTTFYSYVRIFRTVIMIRTSEGKRKAFSTCTSHLTVVFIFYASVTFIYFVPNTSNLLTLNRVVTVIYTLITPLVNPLIYGLRSRDLKAALRRAVHVH, encoded by the coding sequence ATGAAGAACCAAACATCGATCACCAGCGTTCATCTGCTGAGTCTGTCCGATAATCAGAGCACCATCCATGTCCTCTTCACCGTCTTTCTCCTCATCTACCTGATGACCGTCTTCACCAATGTTCTCATCATCCTCCTAGTAGCTACTTGCCCTCATCTTCACACACCCATGTATTTCTTTCTTGGAAACTTGGCTTTCTTGGACATGTCCTACTCATCAGTGACTGCTCCGAGGATGCTCTTTGGCCTCACCACCCGACATTGGTCCATCTCCCTCCCAGACTGTATAGCACaagtgttctttgtcatctatttcgGGTGCTCTGAGGCTTTCTTGTTGTCCTCCATGTCTTACGACCGTTATGTAGCCATCTGTCATCCCCTCCATTACTCCCAGGTCATGTCCTGGAGTAAGTGCACTCAGATAGTATCTTTGAGTTGGTCATCTAGTTTCCTTGCCCCGATGCTCTATACTTTATGTTTAATAAGGTTGACGTTCTGTGGTCCCAACTTCATCCAGAATTTCATTTGTGATCTGCCCAATTTGCTCCAGATCTCTTGTACTGATATTTCCATCAATGTCCTAGTCCTAATAGTTGTAGGCTGTTTTCTTAGCGTCATCGCTTTTGGTACCACATTTTATTCCTATGTTAGAATATTTAGGACAGTGATTATGATTCGCACCAGTGAAGGAAAACGTAAAGCTTTCTCCACCTGTACGTCTCATCTGACTgtggtttttattttttatgcatcAGTAACTTTCATCTACTTTGTCCCTAACACGAGTAATCTTCTTACATTGAACCGAGTGGTCACTGTGATATATACACTAATCACCCCCTTAGTGAACCCCCTAATCTACGGCCTACGGAGCAGAGACCTGAAGGCGGCGCTGCGGAGAGCTGTACATGTGCACTGA